One genomic window of Oncorhynchus clarkii lewisi isolate Uvic-CL-2024 chromosome 5, UVic_Ocla_1.0, whole genome shotgun sequence includes the following:
- the LOC139408353 gene encoding F-box/WD repeat-containing protein 2-like, protein MEKVVFEGWLESVSASFLSLSDQQRNQSLDQLISLSNAVQLRHLSNGLEALLKRDFLRLLPLELTFYLLRWLDPQTLLTCCLVCKQWNKVISACTEVWQGVCRDLGWRIDDSIQDASHWKGVYLKAKLRMMQLKNQEAFETSSLIGHSARVYALYYKDGLLCTGSDDLSAKLWDVRTGQCIYGIQTHTCATVKFDEQKLVTGSFDNTIACWEWSTGAKIQQFRGHTGAVFSVDYNDDLDTLVSGSADFSVKVWALSAGACLNTLTGHTEWVTKVILQKSEVESMVHCPGDYILLSADKFEIKVWPIGREINCKCLKTLSVSEDRGVCLQPRLQFDGRYIVCSSDLGVYQWDFASFDILRVIKTQDPANLSLLSFGEVFSLLFDTDFLYVMDLRTEKITGRWPLPAYRKSKRGSSFLPGVTSWLNGLDGRNDSGLVFATSMPDHSIHLVLWKENTTRGETYDG, encoded by the exons ATGGAGAAGGTGGTCTTTGAGGGGTGGCTGGAGTCAGTCTCCGCCTCTTTCCTCTCGCTTAGTGACCAGCAGCGCAACCAGTCCCTGGACCAGCTCATCTCGCTGAGTAATGCTGTCCAGCTCCGGCACCTGTCCAATGGGCTGGAGGCGTTGCTTAAGAGGGACTTCCTGCGCCTGTTGCCCCTGGAGCTCACTTTCTACCTGTTGCGGTGGCTGGACCCGCAGACCCTGCTTACCTGCTGCCTGGTGTGCAAGCAGTGGAACAAG GTGATCAGCGCGTGCACGGAGGTGTGGCAGGGCGTGTGTCGGGACCTGGGCTGGCGCATCGACGACTCCATCCAGGATGCGTCCCACTGGAAGGGTGTCTACCTCAAGGCCAAGCTGCGCATGATGCAGCTGAAGAACCAGGAGGCATTTGAGACGTCGTCGCTCATCGGGCACAGTGCCCGTGTCTACGCCCTCTACTACAAGGACGGCCTTCTCTGCACAG GCTCTGATGACCTTTCTGCCAAACTGTGGGACGTACGCACCGGGCAGTGCATCTACGGCATTCAGACGCACACCTGCGCCACTGTGAAGTTTGATGAGCAGAAGCTGGTGACTGGTTCCTTTGACAACACCATTGCCTGTTGGGAGTGGAGCACGGGGGCCAAGATCCAGCAGTTCCGTGGGCACACGGGTGCAG TGTTTAGCGTGGACTACAATGATGATCTGGACACACTGGTGAGTGGCTCGGCCGACTTCTCTGTGAAGGTGTGGGCGCTGTCGGCAGGCGCCTGCCTCAACACCCTGACGGGACACACCGAGTGGGTCACCAAG GTGATTCTCCAGAAGAGTGAAGTAGAGTCCATGGTCCACTGTCCTGGCGACTACATCTTGTTGAGTGCTGATAAATTTGAAATAAAG GTTTGGCCTATAGGCAGGGAAATCAACTGCAAGTGCTTGAAGACTCTGTCCGTGTCAGAGGACCGCGGTGTGTGTCTGCAGCCTCGCCTGCAGTTTGATGGCCGCTACATTGTCTGTAGCTCGGATCTGGGGGTCTACCAGTGGGACTTTGCCAGCTTCGATATCCTCAG GGTCATCAAAACACAGGACCCTGCCAACCTCTCCCTGCTCAGCTTTGGTGAGGTATTCTCGCTCCTCTTTGACACCGACTTCCTGTATGTCATGGATCTGAGGACAGAAAAAATAACTGGCCGCTGGCCCCTGCCCGCCTACAGGAAGTCCAAACGAGGCTCCAGCTTCCTGCCGGGAGTCACCTCCTGGCTCAATGGGCTGGATGGGAGAAATGACTCTGGCCTCGTGTTCGCCACCAGCATGCCCGATCATAGCATTCACTTGGTTCTGTGGAAGGAAAACACCACTAGAGGTGAAACCTACGATGGCTAG
- the LOC139408351 gene encoding zinc finger protein 271-like isoform X2 produces MATAYNMFQSETTSIMAIVVETVITEISPFLRVVQNSYNPERELCTIMNLVTGEAIRKICQLFLVASSSLQNENVKLKTKVEQMTQLFENNTQPGPANFCSKPTETSSLENDSSLGDTDGLNTDLSPRDTESNVEHMRAALPGSNERDGHESQKNSNTTKGTRSKETKRFKCDICEKTFSQNKRLIQHKLTHTRPFKCDVCEKTFSREGSLESHTLTHTKPFKCDDCDKTFSRNRLLVRHKLIHTGERPFACGQCGKTFTMSKQLEHHMLRHREKTLSCKVCGNTFFTKKDLKRHQLVHAVERPFKCLTCGKGFTKRKLLIEHERIHTGEKPYSCAVCGKSYTQSGGLSYHMRTHTGERPHSCSECGKRFITKSSLEKHKVIHTGQKPFTCETCGAAFGHKGNLVRHQVLHTGERPYKCKVCGKSYLQSTLLKAHMHRHGATKPFMCDLCGKTFMYNFLMRRHHLKWHTAEGEKQKERERKERTRTARRPGTSTKPFSCDICLNGFSSMLTLKNHQRIHTGQKQYSCSICGKTFAYKHTFDYHMRLHSGVKPYACKYCEKTFVLRQALEGHERTHTGEKPFKCSYCDKTFAVNTNLKRHERVHTGEKPFKCDVCGRGFGQANNVKAHMQVHTGVRPYYCKRCGKGFSDIRHYKNHSCNGVAVTHDQSNKSSDRTFRSRKGEMR; encoded by the exons ATGGCTACAGCTTACAATATGTTTCAGTCAGAAACAACATCGATTATGGCCATTGTCGTCGAGACGGTAATTACAGAAATTAGTCCATTTTTGCGCGTCGTGCAAAACTCGTACaatccagagagagag CTTTGCACTATTATGAATCTGGTGACGGGAGAGGCTATTCGTAAAATCTGCCAACTATTCCTAGTGGCTTCCTCGAGTTTACAAAATGAGAACGTGAAACTGAAGACCAAGGTCGAGCAGATGACCCAGTTGTTTGAAAACAATACACAGCCTG GTCCTGCAAATTTTTGCAGTAAACCCACAGAGACATCTTCATTGGAGAATGACTCCTCTCTGGGAGACACAGATGGACTGAATACAGACCTCTCCCCAAGAGACACTGAATCCAACGTTGAGCATATGAGAGCTGCTCTGCCAGGGAGCAACGAGAGAGACGGCCATGAAAGCCAGAAAAACAGCAATACTACTAAAGGGACACGATCCAAAGAAACCAAACGCTTCAAGTGTGATATTTGTGAGAAGACCTTCAGCCAGAACAAACGGCTGATACAACACAAGCTAACTCACACAAGACCCTTCAAGTGTGATGTTTGTGAAAAGACCTTCAGCAGGGAAGGGTCACTCGAATCTCACACGCTAACTCACACAAAACCATTCAAGTGTGATGATTGTGACAAGACCTTCAGTCGGAATCGCTTGCTGGTACGTCACAAGctaattcacacaggagagaggccaTTCGCTTGTGGTCAATGTGGCAAAACTTTCACAATGTCTAAGCAGCTCGAACATCACATGTTGCGTCACAGAGAAAAAACGCTCAGTTGCAAAGTCTGTGGAAATACATTCTTTACCAAAAAAGATCTGAAACGACATCAGCTTGTTCATGCAGTGGAGAGACCGTTCAAGTGCCTGActtgtggaaagggttttacaaaAAGGAAACTGCTTATTGAGCACGAGAGAATCCACACCGGTGAAAAACCATACAGCTGTGCTGTGTGTGGGAAGAGTTACACACAGAGTGGTGGCCTGAGTTATCATATGCGAACACATACAGGTGAACGTCCACATTCATGCTCAGAGTGTGGTAAGCGCTTTATAACTAAATCCAGCCTTGAAAAGCACAAGGTAATCCATACAGGGCAGAAGCCATTTACATGTGAGACATGTGGAGCTGCTTTCGGCCATAAAGGAAACCTTGTGAGACACCAAGTGCTTCACACAGGGGAGAGACCATACAAATGTAAAGTGTGTGGGAAAAGCTACCTTCAGTCCACCCTCTTAAAAGCTCACATGCACCGTCATGGGGCAACCAAACCATTTATGTGTGACCTATGTGGGAAGACTTTTATGTACAATTTTCTAATGAGGCGACACCATCTAAAATGGCACACAGCTGAAGGAGAGAAgcagaaagaacgagagagaaaagagagaacgagaaccgCCAGGAGACCGGGAACCTCAACAAAGCCATTCAGTTGTGACATATGTTTGAACGGCTTCAGCTCCATGCTAACTCTGAAAAACCATCAACGAATTCACACTGGACAAAAGCAATACTCTTGTTCCATTTGCGGAAAGACCTTTGCCTATAAACATACTTTTGACTATCACATGAGACTTCACAGTGGGGTGAAGCCTTACGCTTGTAAATACTGTGAAAAGACATTTGTTCTTAGGCAAGCTCTAGAAGGACATGAGCGAACCCATACAGGTGAAAAGCCCTTCAAATGCAGTTATTGTGACAAGACATTTGCAGTCAACACCAATCTCAAAAGGCATGAGCGAgtccacacgggagagaagccaTTCAAATGTGACGTTTGCGGGAGAGGTTTTGGCCAAGCCAACAACGTCAAAGCCCACATGCAAGTCCACACTGGAGTTAGGCCTTATTATTGCAAGAGATGTGGAAAGGGCTTTTCTGACATAAGACACTACAAAAACCATAGCTGTAATGGTGTGGCAGTGACACACGATCAGTCGAACAAATCTTCAGACCGCACTTTCAGAAGTAGAAAGGGAGAAATGCGGTAG
- the LOC139408351 gene encoding zinc finger protein 271-like isoform X1, with amino-acid sequence MATAYNMFQSETTSIMAIVVETVITEISPFLRVVQNSYNPERELCTIMNLVTGEAIRKICQLFLVASSSLQNENVKLKTKVEQMTQLFENNTQPGKSPANFCSKPTETSSLENDSSLGDTDGLNTDLSPRDTESNVEHMRAALPGSNERDGHESQKNSNTTKGTRSKETKRFKCDICEKTFSQNKRLIQHKLTHTRPFKCDVCEKTFSREGSLESHTLTHTKPFKCDDCDKTFSRNRLLVRHKLIHTGERPFACGQCGKTFTMSKQLEHHMLRHREKTLSCKVCGNTFFTKKDLKRHQLVHAVERPFKCLTCGKGFTKRKLLIEHERIHTGEKPYSCAVCGKSYTQSGGLSYHMRTHTGERPHSCSECGKRFITKSSLEKHKVIHTGQKPFTCETCGAAFGHKGNLVRHQVLHTGERPYKCKVCGKSYLQSTLLKAHMHRHGATKPFMCDLCGKTFMYNFLMRRHHLKWHTAEGEKQKERERKERTRTARRPGTSTKPFSCDICLNGFSSMLTLKNHQRIHTGQKQYSCSICGKTFAYKHTFDYHMRLHSGVKPYACKYCEKTFVLRQALEGHERTHTGEKPFKCSYCDKTFAVNTNLKRHERVHTGEKPFKCDVCGRGFGQANNVKAHMQVHTGVRPYYCKRCGKGFSDIRHYKNHSCNGVAVTHDQSNKSSDRTFRSRKGEMR; translated from the exons ATGGCTACAGCTTACAATATGTTTCAGTCAGAAACAACATCGATTATGGCCATTGTCGTCGAGACGGTAATTACAGAAATTAGTCCATTTTTGCGCGTCGTGCAAAACTCGTACaatccagagagagag CTTTGCACTATTATGAATCTGGTGACGGGAGAGGCTATTCGTAAAATCTGCCAACTATTCCTAGTGGCTTCCTCGAGTTTACAAAATGAGAACGTGAAACTGAAGACCAAGGTCGAGCAGATGACCCAGTTGTTTGAAAACAATACACAGCCTGGTAAAA GTCCTGCAAATTTTTGCAGTAAACCCACAGAGACATCTTCATTGGAGAATGACTCCTCTCTGGGAGACACAGATGGACTGAATACAGACCTCTCCCCAAGAGACACTGAATCCAACGTTGAGCATATGAGAGCTGCTCTGCCAGGGAGCAACGAGAGAGACGGCCATGAAAGCCAGAAAAACAGCAATACTACTAAAGGGACACGATCCAAAGAAACCAAACGCTTCAAGTGTGATATTTGTGAGAAGACCTTCAGCCAGAACAAACGGCTGATACAACACAAGCTAACTCACACAAGACCCTTCAAGTGTGATGTTTGTGAAAAGACCTTCAGCAGGGAAGGGTCACTCGAATCTCACACGCTAACTCACACAAAACCATTCAAGTGTGATGATTGTGACAAGACCTTCAGTCGGAATCGCTTGCTGGTACGTCACAAGctaattcacacaggagagaggccaTTCGCTTGTGGTCAATGTGGCAAAACTTTCACAATGTCTAAGCAGCTCGAACATCACATGTTGCGTCACAGAGAAAAAACGCTCAGTTGCAAAGTCTGTGGAAATACATTCTTTACCAAAAAAGATCTGAAACGACATCAGCTTGTTCATGCAGTGGAGAGACCGTTCAAGTGCCTGActtgtggaaagggttttacaaaAAGGAAACTGCTTATTGAGCACGAGAGAATCCACACCGGTGAAAAACCATACAGCTGTGCTGTGTGTGGGAAGAGTTACACACAGAGTGGTGGCCTGAGTTATCATATGCGAACACATACAGGTGAACGTCCACATTCATGCTCAGAGTGTGGTAAGCGCTTTATAACTAAATCCAGCCTTGAAAAGCACAAGGTAATCCATACAGGGCAGAAGCCATTTACATGTGAGACATGTGGAGCTGCTTTCGGCCATAAAGGAAACCTTGTGAGACACCAAGTGCTTCACACAGGGGAGAGACCATACAAATGTAAAGTGTGTGGGAAAAGCTACCTTCAGTCCACCCTCTTAAAAGCTCACATGCACCGTCATGGGGCAACCAAACCATTTATGTGTGACCTATGTGGGAAGACTTTTATGTACAATTTTCTAATGAGGCGACACCATCTAAAATGGCACACAGCTGAAGGAGAGAAgcagaaagaacgagagagaaaagagagaacgagaaccgCCAGGAGACCGGGAACCTCAACAAAGCCATTCAGTTGTGACATATGTTTGAACGGCTTCAGCTCCATGCTAACTCTGAAAAACCATCAACGAATTCACACTGGACAAAAGCAATACTCTTGTTCCATTTGCGGAAAGACCTTTGCCTATAAACATACTTTTGACTATCACATGAGACTTCACAGTGGGGTGAAGCCTTACGCTTGTAAATACTGTGAAAAGACATTTGTTCTTAGGCAAGCTCTAGAAGGACATGAGCGAACCCATACAGGTGAAAAGCCCTTCAAATGCAGTTATTGTGACAAGACATTTGCAGTCAACACCAATCTCAAAAGGCATGAGCGAgtccacacgggagagaagccaTTCAAATGTGACGTTTGCGGGAGAGGTTTTGGCCAAGCCAACAACGTCAAAGCCCACATGCAAGTCCACACTGGAGTTAGGCCTTATTATTGCAAGAGATGTGGAAAGGGCTTTTCTGACATAAGACACTACAAAAACCATAGCTGTAATGGTGTGGCAGTGACACACGATCAGTCGAACAAATCTTCAGACCGCACTTTCAGAAGTAGAAAGGGAGAAATGCGGTAG